A single window of Plasmodium reichenowi strain SY57 chromosome 12, whole genome shotgun sequence DNA harbors:
- a CDS encoding putative membrane protein (conserved Plasmodium membrane protein, unknown function) has protein sequence MDIIELIEKRKFKYIDKNVKLKKLQNFFFCFLRYNNLYKGKNKYVHKIWKRLINENNYFDKYKEFSFVNFRYVCEFLLNVLLNEINTCPYEKEKEKEKKKNIYIYNEIDKNENNTNINRIVNIFLMQFFRVIEYHAHDFLTNEETYEYLISDEINNKIQQQNEICQNRDNTKRVDYINSYENNEFVILKNTHIYNNTYISSKDFETFSTNLIIFNHNYEFEILFNIIHPLIYNTYICNLIIDKLNLCNIDINKSFLQYMLYFLYNIYDKYKNILFFYYMIYKTFKKIKKNIINHQHVLIEWKFVKFIKNKNNNIINNFKCLRRFLLNISDKITITNFVNIVFSFLHEQLRQICSNNFECNYLSYHQENNLFEFSFYVYLSLQDLFDNCNSVFNFDIQQIKEFIRNGKHGNNEPDKEDEKYKEDEKYKEDEKYKEDEKYKEDEKYKEDEKYRKDEIHRKDEKHRTDEKHRTDEIHRKDEKYNNDEENHENVKINQNEKVHINIQNIQNEMFDIYMVLYFINKSNCNNYVKLKSILAVFIKWLVISPDSFMQNEEKKKKKNEQDDVDENINDESINGLEKSDKNISANISTNMNANMNAHNYCNSFLEIKDVIKNIVKKCKEGDTDNINNNNLNDNKIRNSCEEDEENEKKKKKRREKKNIFRKNMIKNIMNSIENNENLLDSFYLEKLNFYHINYITRFIYICCYNIINNEKEYLIKYDSIPDIETEYKYNYCEYSDVNYYKNYLSDNICNNIIKSNYVTIVSILIHMNILNIHDIWSIYLLKLIENNNFFHILNFLIYKKKNVLFYLTISSFLKINYEFVLYSFPILTEQNKINEDILFSYVTEDENINIGIIHFYMYYYKQKLKEIFFNNINELRNNIFKEYICNENRMLDILTFCSMNITKYIIRLPLNILKYIFKEIFKYLSKPIHDVKKSINDYFHSMCLRIVYYLFELIFNISTYIYYNFNDDIDINIYHKKFYIYAFFFNLIDVYIKFVEKYNNKNNTHIPSFLNYKLIQAFLLFFKYSWFCKILVCETCDVYENSDDTLKRSHDIFEDESYNIKNTYKYNYKYKKKYKEYIFECKNKRMFHIPPYIKHDNMRGQIFNSNEKINKNKYFINHCSDNYIMCNNINYDDLRLCTKLHNIENFNYFKNYYCQNIEPYIITDTNNENERENSVNIILDKKKKENFNEYYSNYIIFIILKFFENNNIKVLCYFYTLLLYCIAKLHLSNNYRFKEINYLYILHMLPWKTSLHFCIKESHLSCFFFQKFYECVQNLLPEIMIEHFHDRCNIPSLSFQMDALIKSFKNEKISRNSKGKVKINVPQVDNKEQHGNIYKHVYMDDHKYYNKDGEEHIYPNEYENKYITHDTKKNIEEKNCFHELDKKNIEKMNLYEQIIYGKHIIKKIFFLLDASECHMDIITYLNNIFDSSLLKNCLLINTFIHLYFLNSPMNECFIENNFIEMIQNIFDEQACSYYISIFQNPLNFFLKCTNKFCEVLVHYDCLDNLISFIFTKLYNYLSLIPPKISPDDFLPLNVEDITSLQETAVAQFVMNLKREDIQKNETEENYTINNGTNKEKCVDNKNVKPDDNTVELNKSTNFIFEDLKFFLKKMDIFVKTFNINSLNSICESGFNSKSAFFLCFYMTPSIFANIFYYLNNNITAIVNESFNLEENIKYYEHVHVKKTEYTLEPYNIIDKTVFYFQIVVFYLIINSNNVLMDNSNYLETVCSFFSKCLKVSLKDYIDKLIIAITPIMLQYFYFFPSFIPSIITTLSEMPKQGNEFSKHMTKLENKLKIILECSYKYLNKEDSS, from the coding sequence ATGGATATAATAGAATTGATTGAAAAAAGGaaattcaaatatatagataaaaatgtaaaattaaaaaagttgcaaaatttttttttctgtttttTAAGGTATAACAATTTGTACAAAGGAAAAAACAAATACGTACATAAAATATGGAAACGCTTAATTAATGagaataattattttgaCAAATACAAGGAATTTTCCTTTGTTAATTTTCGGTATGTTTGTGagtttttattaaatgtattattaaacGAAATAAATACCTGTCcatatgaaaaagaaaaagaaaaagaaaaaaaaaaaaatatatatatatataacgaaatagataaaaacgaaaataatacaaacaTTAATAGGATTGtgaacatttttttaatgcAATTTTTCCGAGTTATAGAATACCATGCACATGATTTTTTAACAAACGAAGAAACGTATGAATATCTTATAAGTGatgaaattaataataagatacaacaacaaaatgaaatttGTCAAAATAGGGATAACACAAAACGTGttgattatataaattcttATGAAAACAATGaatttgttattttaaaaaatacacatatatataataatacttaCATTAGTAGTAAAGATTTTGAGACGTTTTCAacaaatttaataattttcaatcataattatgaatttgaaatattgtttaatataattcatccacttatatataatacttaCATATGTAATTTGATTAtagataaattaaatttgtgtaatatagatattaataaatcctttttacaatatatgctttattttttatataatatttatgacaaatataaaaatattctctttttctattatatgatttataaaacgtttaagaaaataaaaaaaaatataatcaaTCATCAACATGTATTAATTGAATGGAAATTtgtaaaatttattaaaaacaaaaataataatataattaataattttaaatgCTTAAGAAGATTTTTGTTAAATATAAGTGATAAAATTACCATAACAaattttgttaatattGTTTTCTCATTTTTACATGAACAGTTAAGGCAAATTTGTTCAAACAATTTTGAGTGTAATTATTTATCGTATCATCaggaaaataatttatttgaattttcattctatgtatatttatctCTACAAGACTTATTTGATAATTGTAATTCtgtttttaattttgaCATTCAGCAAATTAAAGAATTTATTCGAAATGGAAAACATGGAAACAATGAACCGGATAAAgaagatgaaaaatataaggaagatgaaaaatataaggaagatgaaaaatataaagaagatgaaaaatataaggaagatgaaaaatataaagaagaTGAGAAATATAGAAAAGATGAGATACATAGAAAAGATGAGAAACATAGAACAGATGAGAAACATAGAACAGATGAGATACATAGAAAAGAtgagaaatataataacgATGAAGAAAATCATGAAAATGTCAAAATTaatcaaaatgaaaaggttcatataaatatacaaaatatacaaaacGAAATGTTTGATATTTATATggttttatattttattaataaaagtaattgtaataattatgtaaaGTTAAAATCCATTTTAGctgtttttataaaatggCTAGTTATATCACCTGACTCGTTCATGcaaaatgaagaaaaaaaaaaaaaaaaaaatgaacaagatgatgttgatgaaaatataaatgatgagTCAATAAATGGATTAGAAAAAAGCGACAAGAATATAAGTGCAAATATAAGTACAAATATGAATGCAAATATGAATGCCCATAATTATTGCAACTCCTTTCTTGAAATAAAAGATgtgataaaaaatattgttaaaaaatgtaaagaAGGTGACACAGATAacattaataataacaactTGAATGATAATAAGATTAGAAATAGTTGTGAAGAggatgaagaaaatgagaaaaaaaaaaaaaaaagaagagagaagaaaaatatatttaggaaaaatatgattaagaatataatgaattcaatagaaaataatgagAATTTATTAGATTCCTTTTATTTAGAAAAGCTTAActtttatcatataaattatataacaagatttatatatatatgttgttataatattataaataatgaaaaagaatatttaataaaatatgattcAATTCCAGATATAGAAAcagaatataaatataattattgtGAATATAGTGATgttaattattataaaaattatttatcagataatatttgtaataatattattaaaagtaATTATGTGACAATTGTGTCTATTTTAATTCATATGAATATTCTTAATATTCATGATATATGGagtatttatttattaaaattaattgaaaataataattttttccacatattgaattttttaatatataaaaagaaaaatgttcttttttatttaaccATATCAagttttttaaaaattaattatgaATTTGTTTTGTATTCTTTTCCTATACTTACCGAgcaaaataaaattaatgaggatatattattctcaTATGTAACAgaagatgaaaatattaatattggtataatacatttttatatgtattattataaacagaaactaaaagaaatattttttaataatataaatgaattaagaaataatatattcaaagaatatatatgtaatgaAAATCGTATGTTAGATATTTTAACTTTTTGCTCTATgaatataacaaaatatataataagattacctttaaatattttaaaatatatatttaaagaaatatttaaatatttatctaAACCTATTCATGACGTTAAGAAAAGTATCAATGATTATTTTCATAGCATGTGTTTAAGAAtagtatattatttatttgagctcatttttaatatatcaacatatatatattataattttaatgatgatatagACATCAACATATATCATAAGaagttttatatatatgcattttttttcaatttaatagatgtttatataaaatttgtggagaaatataataataaaaacaatacACATATCccttcttttttaaattataaattaatacaagcatttcttttattttttaaatattcttggttttgtaaaatattaGTTTGTGAAACGTGTGATGTATATGAAAATAGTGACGACACGCTAAAAAGATCCCATGATATCTTTGAAGATgaatcatataatataaaaaatacatataaatataattacaaATACAAAAAGAAATACAAAGAGTACATTTTTGAATGTAAGAATAAACGTATGTTTCATATCCCACCATATATTAAACATGACAATATGAGAGGACAAATTTTCAATagtaatgaaaaaattaataagaataaatatttcataaatCATTGTAGTGATAATTACATAATgtgtaataatataaattatgatgatTTACGGTTGTGTACTaaattacataatatagaaaatttcaattattttaaaaattattattgtcaAAATATTGAAccatatattattacagATACTAATAACGAAAACGAAAGAGAAAATTCAGTTAACATTATTcttgataaaaaaaaaaaagaaaatttcaatgaatattattcgaattatataatttttattattttgaaattttttgaaaataataatatcaaagttctttgttatttttatactttATTATTGTATTGTATAGCAAAATTACATTTATCTAATAATTATAGatttaaagaaattaattatttatatattttacatatgtTACCATGGAAAACTTCTCTTCATTTTTGTATTAAGGAGAGCCACTTGagttgttttttttttcaaaagtTTTATGAATGTGTTCAGAATTTGTTACCAGAAATAATGATTGAACATTTCCATGACCGTTGTAACATTCCTTCATTATCATTCCAAATGGATGCTTTAATAAAaagttttaaaaatgaaaaaataagtaGAAACTCAAAAGgaaaagtaaaaataaacgTACCTCAGGTGGATAATAAAGAACAGCATGGTAATATCTATaaacatgtatatatggatgatcataaatattataataaggATGGGGAGGAACATATATATCCGAatgaatatgaaaataaatatattaccCATGAtacgaaaaaaaatatagaggagaaaaattgttttcatgaattagataaaaaaaatatcgaaaaaatgaatttatatgaacaaataatatatggaaagcatattataaaaaaaatattttttttgttagATGCTTCAGAATGTCATATggatataataacatatttaaataatatttttgatagtagtttattaaaaaattgtttattaataaatacatttatacatttatattttttaaatagtCCAATGAATGAATGTTttattgaaaataattttattgaAATGATTCAGAACATATTTGATGAGCAGGCATgttcttattatatttccATATTTCAGAATCCTcttaacttttttttaaaatgtacTAATAAATTTTGTGAAGTATTAGTTCATTATGATTGTCTAGATAAtttaatatcttttatatttacaaagttgtataattatttgtCTTTAATACCTCCTAAAATATCACCAGATGATTTTCTTCCTTTAAATGTAGAAGATATAACTTCACTTCAGGAAACGGCTGTTGCACAATTTGTAATGAATTTGAAGAGAGAagatatacaaaaaaatgaaacGGAAGAAAATTATACTATTAACAATGGTACAAATAAGGAAAAGTGTgtagataataaaaatgtaaaacCAGACGATAATACAGTTGAGTTGAATAAATCAACAAATTTCATTTTTGAGGACttaaaatttttcttaaaaaaaatggatatatttgtaaaaacatttaatataaattcgTTAAATAGTATTTGTGAATCAGGCTTTAATTCCAAGAgtgctttttttttatgtttttatatgaCTCCATCTATTTTTGCTAAcatcttttattatttaaataataacataacAGCTATAGTTAATGAAAGCTTTAACCTAgaggaaaatataaaatattatgaacatgttcatgtaaaaaaaacagAATATACTCTAGAGCCATATAACATTATAGATAAAActgttttttattttcaaatTGTTGTGTTCTACttaattattaattcaAATAATGTTTTAATGGATAATTCAAATTATTTAGAAACTGTGTGTTCTTTCTTTTCAAAATGTCTAAAGGTAAGTCTAAAGGATTATATAGACAAACTTATTATTGCAATAACACCCATCATGttacaatatttttatttctttccATCCTTTATTCCTTCAATTATAACAACTTTGTCTGAGATGCCAAAACAGGGTAATGAATTTTCAAAACACATGACAAAACTTGAAAATAAACTTAAGATAATATTGGAATGTTCTTATAAATATCTCAATAAGGAGGATTCATCATAA
- a CDS encoding hypothetical protein (conserved Plasmodium protein, unknown function~part of same gene as PRSY57_1228200B, PRSY57_1228200A~gap found within coding sequence), whose translation ERSFYICKNIKFPELTNNEGASKIKNRNKYLKDELEKYIRPPKGDKKTNISYELKEDTIKAHSLHKGADSLKHFIKKEKKKSYKNKGKHE comes from the exons GAACgttctttttatatttgtaaaaacataaaattCCCAGAGTTAACAAACAATGAGGGAGCTAgcaaaataaaaaacaggaataaatatttgaaGGATGAACTtgagaaatatataagacCTCCCAAGGGA gACAAGAAGACAAACATATCGTATGAATTAAAAGAAGACACTATAAAGGCTCATTCATTACATAAGGg AGCTGATAGcttaaaacattttataaaaaaggaaaagaaaaaatctTACAAAAACAAAGGAAAACATGAgtga
- a CDS encoding hypothetical protein (conserved Plasmodium protein, unknown function~part of same gene as PRSY57_1228200C, PRSY57_1228200A~gap found within coding sequence), which produces ICKVYIKRKESDRKELRNTIEKVNYFHYALMYMYNYLLKHKHFNYTNVEEGNKKSILKHLKEKRRQTNLIKTKGEQEKVLNIPKEFSDLIIPTKKANMKRKQKNVFEKIQKYRKKSDISENEEKFIWVEEEDDGDKETDRNCIKIEDPSYNINNNVLNNNSECHNLIEINNSVDELPAFRFLYVMKKEDNN; this is translated from the exons aTTTGTAAGGTTTATATAAAGAGGAAAGAAAGTGATAGAAAAGAATTAAGAAATACAATTGAGAAGGTGAATTATTTTCACTATGCTCtaatgtatatgtataattatttacTTAAACATAAACATTTTAACTACAcaaat GTTGAGGaaggaaataaaaagtCCATTCTAAAACACttgaaagaaaaaagaagacaaacaaatttaataaaaacaaaaggAGAACAAGAAAAAGTTTTAAATATCCCAAAGGAGTTCTCAGATTTAATTATACCTACGAAAAAAGCtaatatgaaaagaaaacaGAAAAATGTTTTTGAAAAAATCCAAAAATATAGG AAAAAATCGGATATATCTGAGAATGAGGAGAAATTCATTTGGGTAGAGGAAGAAGATGAtg gCGACAAAGAAACAGACAGAAATTGCATTAAAATTGAGGATCcatcatataatataaataacaatgttttaaataataatagtgaATGTCATAATCttatagaaataaataattccGTAGATGAACTTCCTGCATTTCGGTTTCTATATGTAATGAAAAAGGAAGATAACAATAT
- a CDS encoding hypothetical protein (conserved Plasmodium protein, unknown function~part of same gene as PRSY57_1228200C, PRSY57_1228200B~gap found within coding sequence), which yields MLNVINNHIIKYNNLHKLRKAFFYSRVVINNFEIKNNENVLLNNVQIIKDEQLLLNNCVNFLTNFEKFAIVCCACTDPKNKVQLKKSIWFSSIGLELKDFLNYLNKDNQELKNEKIKIFEEIIKLECPVILKDKNTVLIETAISPKKIVNSSKRMRHFFNISEII from the exons atgttgaATGTAATTAATAACCACATCATAAAATACAATAACCTACACAAGTTGAGAAAAgcatttttttatagtcGAGTagttataaataattttgagataaaaaataatgaaaacgtgttattaaataatgttCAGATAATAAAAGATGAACAATTATTGTTGAATAATTGTGTAAACTTTTTAACAAACTTTGAAAAATTCGCTATCGTATGTTGTGCCTGTACTGATCCTAAGAATAAAGTTCAA TTGAAGAAATCCATATGGTTTTCAAGCATAGGACTTGAACTTAAAGATTTCttgaattatttaaataaagaCAACCAGGAActaaaaaatgaaaaaatcaaaatttttgaagaaattataaaattagaGTGTCCAGTCATACTCAAGGATAAAAACAC TGTTTTAATCGAAACTGCCATTTCTCCAAAAAAAATCGTTAATTCTTCAAAACGAATGAGACacttttttaatatatcagaaattatt